The Bifidobacteriaceae bacterium DNA window ACCGGGCCGAAGTCGATCCGGACAAGGTTTGGCGCGGCATTTCGGGCGCGGCGGTCGTGGCGCGATCCAGAGGGATCGAATACTGCCTCGGCGTGACCGCGTCCCGCCGTTCGCCGGAGGCGGGCGGTCAGTTCAACTTCACTGTTTTCGATGCCGTCGCCGAACTCGAGGGTTCCACCGCTGGCGAGTTCTGGGGTTTGGTGGGCGTCACCGGTCCGGATGGGTTGACGGTATTGCCGGACGATGCCGCGCAGCCGGGCCCGGCGGTGAAACGGGCCTCGCGCAACCCGGTTGTCCGGGTGCCGTCGTGGCCGGGCCGGGCCGACGGATTAGTCGAGCGCGCGCAGTTTCGTGAGGTTCGAGACGGCGTGTTGGGTGGCGAAGGACCGCACCGGTTCACGCTGACCGGATTCAGGGGCACCGGCAAGTCCCAGATCGCCGCCGCTGTGTGTCGAAGCTGCGCTGACGCCGACTGGCCAGTGGTTAGTTGGATCGACGCCCGGTCTGAGGCCGCGATCAACGAGGGGTTGTGGCGGGCGGCCGATGCGCTGGGGATCGCCTTTGAGGGCGACCAGCCCCGGCAAACCGTGTGCCGATTGATCGATCACTGGAACCAGCACCCGGACCGGCGCCGGCTGCTGGTGTTGGACGACCTGCGAGATATGGCCGACTTGACCGGCCTGGGGATCGCCCCTGGCGCTGCGACGCTGGTCATAACTTCGGCCCATCCGAACGTCAGGGACCGCGCTCCTATCGAGGTCGACGTGTTCGGGCTGGACGAGGCAGTCGACTGCCTTGAGGGACAGACTGGACTAGGTGACCGGGCGGGAGCCAGCGCCGTGGCTGAACGCCTGAGCCGCCATCCACTGAGTTTGTCGCAGGCGGCCTGGGTAATCCGCCACCGGCGGTTGGCCTATGAGGTGTATCTGAAGGAGTTGGATGGCCTCGCCAAGGGACTGCGCGTTCCGGACGATTTGTTCGAGGCGACACCGGACGCGGACGCTCCGTACTATTCGACGGCGTACGAGGCCATAGCCTTGAGCGTCAAGACTGCCCTGGCCTCGGCCAGGCGCCGCGATGTGGTTCAGGGGCTGCTTGACACCTTCTCCGTGCTCGATGGTTCTGATCTGGCCGTGGATTGGCTGACTCCTCTGGTTGCGGCCTTTGACCTCAACACAGCTCTGACCGTGCTGAGCGACGCGGCGCTGGTGCGGCGCTCCAACAACGAGAGGGTTGGCCGGATGCATGGCGTGGTGGCCATAGTGATCCAAGAGTTGAATCGTCAAGCCGGCCGGCTCACTCCAGTCGGAGGTGACAAATTGGTCCGGGGCGTCAGCGTCGAAGATGACGCGACGGCCGCGCCGGTCCAAGTGTTGGCCCAGGTCGACCCGACTGACAACACCACTTACCCGGATTACGGCCGGCAAAGAGAAACGGCCACCGACCTCGCGCGGCACCTGGCCGCCTTTTGGTCCAATGCGGGCCGAAGCGCCCGCGTCGCCGAGGTCATACCGGCGGCGTCACGGTGCGGCGCGGCACTCAGAGACTTGGGCGATCCCTACACCGGCGCAGCCGTCGCGGAATTGGCTTCGGCAGTCTGCCTTGGCGTCTTGGGCCCGCACCATCCCGACACGCTGAAATCCCAGAACGGGCTGGCTTTAGCCCACCGGGCAATGGGTCGACTAAAGGAAGCGATCAGGCTGCATGAAGTGGTTCTGGCTGATCGTGAGCGGTTGCTGGGCAGGGACCATCCTGACACGTTGAAGACCT harbors:
- a CDS encoding tetratricopeptide repeat protein, producing the protein MAEPVRAGLLEYQDAAGQNRRGSCYVLGRGLVLTARHCVAQASGHRVHLGAGQVPAAAEVVWESGHEQVDLALLRAEAFADWSLVPLARIQPGVNRVENCRCEGYPAFMSDPKGSEGGREDRLAVLDGRARLVHVGRSSENVASPMRGQFVADPGRSDMHRAEVDPDKVWRGISGAAVVARSRGIEYCLGVTASRRSPEAGGQFNFTVFDAVAELEGSTAGEFWGLVGVTGPDGLTVLPDDAAQPGPAVKRASRNPVVRVPSWPGRADGLVERAQFREVRDGVLGGEGPHRFTLTGFRGTGKSQIAAAVCRSCADADWPVVSWIDARSEAAINEGLWRAADALGIAFEGDQPRQTVCRLIDHWNQHPDRRRLLVLDDLRDMADLTGLGIAPGAATLVITSAHPNVRDRAPIEVDVFGLDEAVDCLEGQTGLGDRAGASAVAERLSRHPLSLSQAAWVIRHRRLAYEVYLKELDGLAKGLRVPDDLFEATPDADAPYYSTAYEAIALSVKTALASARRRDVVQGLLDTFSVLDGSDLAVDWLTPLVAAFDLNTALTVLSDAALVRRSNNERVGRMHGVVAIVIQELNRQAGRLTPVGGDKLVRGVSVEDDATAAPVQVLAQVDPTDNTTYPDYGRQRETATDLARHLAAFWSNAGRSARVAEVIPAASRCGAALRDLGDPYTGAAVAELASAVCLGVLGPHHPDTLKSQNGLALAHRAMGRLKEAIRLHEVVLADRERLLGRDHPDTLKTCANLALAYRSAGRVEDGVRLYEAVLADRVRVLAPDDPDILNSQNSLALAYRSAGRLDEAITLHEANLAARERVLGPDHRDTLKSRSNLAGALMEAGRLDKAISLHEANLADRGRVLGPDHPDTLRSLNNLAFAYRLAGRLDEAITLHEANLADRERVLGPDHPETLTSRNNLGESYRLAGRLEKAVGLCESNLADSERVLGSIHPHTLRSRNNLAFAYRSAGRLDEAISLFETNLADRDRVLGPDHPDTLRSRNNLAVAYRSAGRLDEATSLFETNLADRDRVLGPDHPDTLRTRNNLAFTYRLAGWLGDAVRQHEAVLADRERVLGPEHPDTSRSRANLAQALVEWERPDEARSVLEPALSAVATLDPRHDVRRSVEELAVSLGLDVDRAT